Proteins co-encoded in one Candidatus Stoquefichus sp. SB1 genomic window:
- a CDS encoding alpha/beta hydrolase has protein sequence MALIKVDFFSQSLMRTVTIQAILPVDKILEVGEELPSPKPFKTLYLLHGIFGNDMDWVSGTRIQRWAQDYNVAVIMPAGENKFYVDNERSHEYYSRFIGEELVDMTRRLFPLSHQREDTFIAGLSMGGYGAIVNGLKYHQTFGYIAGLSSALILNMIVKSKDGDNIPYMNKRSYLESVFGPIDQLIGSDKDYKALIEQISQKDIPHIYMACGSEDFLLKENRDYVKYLKAHHIAVTYEEGPGGHEWDFWDKYILKVLEWLPLTDKKEGLSSGHVQ, from the coding sequence ATGGCACTTATAAAAGTAGATTTTTTTTCACAATCACTGATGCGTACAGTGACAATACAGGCAATTTTACCAGTTGATAAAATTTTAGAGGTAGGAGAGGAATTACCATCACCGAAACCTTTTAAAACACTTTATTTGTTACATGGCATATTTGGTAATGATATGGATTGGGTGAGTGGAACCCGTATTCAAAGATGGGCTCAAGATTATAATGTAGCCGTCATTATGCCTGCTGGTGAGAATAAATTTTATGTTGATAATGAAAGATCACATGAATATTATTCGCGTTTTATTGGCGAGGAATTAGTAGATATGACAAGACGATTATTTCCTTTATCTCATCAGCGTGAAGACACATTTATTGCAGGCTTATCAATGGGTGGTTATGGAGCAATTGTGAATGGACTTAAATATCATCAAACATTTGGTTATATTGCCGGGTTGTCGTCAGCTTTAATATTGAATATGATAGTCAAATCAAAAGATGGAGACAATATTCCTTATATGAATAAGCGTAGCTATTTAGAAAGTGTATTTGGACCCATTGATCAATTGATAGGCAGTGATAAAGATTACAAAGCATTGATAGAACAGATTTCACAAAAAGATATTCCACATATTTATATGGCTTGTGGCAGTGAGGACTTTTTATTAAAAGAAAATAGAGATTATGTTAAGTATTTAAAAGCACATCATATAGCAGTGACTTATGAAGAGGGACCAGGTGGTCATGAGTGGGATTTTTGGGATAAATATATCTTAAAAGTTCTTGAGTGGTTACCACTAACAGATAAAAAAGAAGGATTAAGTAGTGGTCATGTGCAATAA
- a CDS encoding PTS lactose/cellobiose transporter subunit IIA, whose product MNNIRENTISIIELTQRSYDAYKQALYFVKLGKPKESQYYFQQGDELLLQMSRIHAQMLSQDVEVNLLMVHIEDLLISVQLYKSMIKELLVFYTKFPTLKGN is encoded by the coding sequence ATGAATAATATCAGAGAAAATACAATATCAATTATAGAATTGACGCAAAGAAGTTATGATGCATACAAGCAAGCACTTTATTTTGTCAAACTAGGGAAACCAAAAGAATCCCAATATTACTTTCAACAGGGCGATGAATTATTGTTGCAGATGAGTCGGATACATGCACAGATGTTATCACAAGATGTTGAAGTGAACTTGCTTATGGTTCATATTGAAGACTTGTTAATTTCTGTTCAATTGTATAAATCAATGATTAAAGAATTATTAGTGTTCTATACAAAATTTCCTACCTTAAAAGGAAATTAA
- a CDS encoding ChbG/HpnK family deacetylase — protein MKLIMRADDLGFSEAVNYGILKSIVDGVITSTGMMPNMESAKHGYELVKNLDIALGQHTNICVGKPLSDPALIPSLVQKNGEFCSSKEIRARKEDSIVVEEAEIEIEAQLQRFIEITGRKPDYFEGHAVFSENFFKALKNVADKHGLFFCNPSIDKEWEKENHLYGLPFFKLDSDGLYDPKEYMQDNFQLIKENECSVAIFHPGYLDQYILTHSSFTKIRAMECDFLCSEWLKQWICDHQIELVNFKNYQK, from the coding sequence ATGAAATTAATTATGCGTGCTGATGATCTTGGATTTAGTGAAGCAGTGAATTATGGAATTTTAAAATCAATTGTTGATGGGGTAATTACCAGTACTGGAATGATGCCAAATATGGAAAGTGCTAAACATGGATATGAACTGGTTAAAAATTTAGATATTGCATTAGGGCAACATACAAATATTTGTGTTGGGAAACCACTTAGTGATCCCGCTCTTATTCCTTCATTAGTTCAAAAAAATGGTGAATTTTGTTCCAGTAAAGAAATACGAGCAAGAAAGGAAGATAGTATTGTTGTTGAGGAAGCGGAAATAGAAATAGAAGCACAACTGCAAAGATTTATTGAGATAACTGGTAGAAAGCCAGATTATTTTGAAGGACATGCAGTGTTTTCTGAGAACTTTTTTAAAGCTTTAAAGAATGTTGCTGATAAACATGGTTTATTTTTCTGTAATCCTTCTATTGATAAAGAATGGGAAAAAGAAAATCATCTTTATGGTTTACCATTTTTCAAGTTGGATAGTGATGGTTTATATGATCCAAAGGAATATATGCAAGACAATTTTCAATTGATTAAGGAGAATGAATGTAGTGTCGCTATTTTTCATCCAGGGTATTTAGATCAATATATTTTGACACATTCCTCTTTTACAAAAATTAGAGCAATGGAATGTGATTTCTTATGTAGTGAATGGTTAAAACAGTGGATTTGTGATCATCAAATTGAACTTGTTAACTTTAAAAATTATCAAAAATAG
- a CDS encoding ABC transporter substrate-binding protein: MKLRRLIKGFLTINLFLMCIGCQDKSKNIIVNNEDQETINLRFYGYKSEAINVVAIEDSLQDYMKENPHIKITYESVKGIEYYNVLEKRLKSGHYDDIFMIDEDHLQELKSSGYFADLSDLSTISHFSQKSIDQMKENDGKIYYVPSTISAFGLYCNMDLLNKYHQKVPTNEKEFMDVCQYFVNQGIVPIIANNDISLKTIAIAKALYPVYQSSNSEELIHQMNANPQVLADYMKTGYEFVEKIIKNKYVDSAQTLKTEKTKDDLTQFEEGKNPFMLTGAWASVRVQDANPELNFEVHPYPILENDSVLVTNIDTRLCANAKGKHVEEAKKFIEYLTQTDVMWKFVNSQSSFSPLIESRLADDQTIQPLNVYLNDKNSILGTDSRIKYPIWTLTRDGIQKLLKGESIESALNNIKDSK; this comes from the coding sequence ATGAAATTAAGGCGATTGATAAAGGGATTTTTAACTATAAATTTATTTTTGATGTGTATTGGGTGTCAGGATAAATCTAAAAATATAATTGTAAATAATGAGGATCAGGAAACCATTAATTTAAGGTTCTATGGTTATAAAAGTGAAGCAATTAATGTTGTTGCAATTGAAGATAGTTTACAGGATTATATGAAAGAGAATCCTCATATAAAGATCACATATGAAAGTGTTAAAGGAATTGAATATTATAATGTCTTAGAGAAAAGATTAAAGAGTGGTCATTATGATGATATCTTTATGATAGATGAAGATCATTTACAAGAATTAAAAAGTAGTGGCTATTTTGCTGATTTATCAGATTTATCGACAATTTCTCATTTTAGTCAAAAATCAATAGATCAAATGAAAGAAAATGATGGTAAAATCTATTATGTTCCTTCAACCATATCTGCCTTTGGACTTTACTGTAATATGGATTTATTAAATAAATATCATCAAAAAGTTCCAACAAATGAAAAGGAATTTATGGATGTCTGTCAGTATTTTGTTAATCAGGGAATTGTTCCTATTATTGCTAATAATGATATATCACTCAAAACAATCGCAATCGCAAAAGCTCTCTATCCTGTTTATCAATCATCAAACAGTGAAGAGCTGATTCATCAAATGAATGCTAATCCGCAAGTTCTAGCAGATTATATGAAAACAGGATATGAATTTGTAGAGAAGATTATAAAAAATAAATATGTTGATTCAGCACAAACATTAAAAACAGAAAAGACAAAAGATGATTTGACACAATTTGAAGAGGGCAAGAACCCATTTATGTTAACAGGTGCATGGGCATCTGTTAGAGTTCAGGATGCAAATCCAGAATTGAATTTTGAAGTTCATCCATATCCTATCTTAGAAAATGATTCAGTTTTGGTAACAAATATAGATACAAGATTATGTGCAAATGCTAAAGGGAAGCACGTGGAGGAAGCCAAAAAATTTATTGAATATTTAACACAAACTGATGTTATGTGGAAATTTGTAAATAGTCAATCATCATTTAGTCCTTTAATAGAATCACGTTTAGCAGATGATCAAACTATTCAGCCATTAAATGTATATCTTAATGATAAGAATTCTATACTTGGAACAGATTCTCGTATCAAATATCCTATTTGGACATTAACACGTGATGGAATACAAAAATTATTGAAAGGCGAAAGTATTGAGTCAGCATTAAATAATATTAAAGATTCAAAATAA
- a CDS encoding PTS sugar transporter subunit IIC — protein MQKMMEKMESVLAPLATKIGSNKILKAISTAFNLIMPVIILGAIFTLLSTLSIGGYQDFLASSGIGQVLALVGRFTTDMLAVYVAFTAAYAFVRNEGMNADAVPAGLLSILAFFIMTPLANIVVNETPTTFISFDYLGSKGLFTALIVGVLVGFIYTFVVNRGWVIKMPEGVPPTVAKSFSALIPGFVVTAIFLIINGAFAAMVGQTFSEWFYGIIAAPLSALSGSLVTFMILMLLASVFWFFGIHGGQVTIPFLMMIFMQAGVENQTAFASGGEMQNIITVGLLFFLMLGGIGHTIGLSIDMLFAKSNRYKTLGKLAILPSCCGINEPIVFGLPIILNPIMALPYFIVPQINILITYFAMNSGLVSLPRIAMGAGGTPILLDGWLICGLSGVVLEIILIALSALLYYPFFKMQDNLAVKEEQALDS, from the coding sequence ATGCAAAAAATGATGGAAAAAATGGAGTCAGTATTGGCACCACTTGCTACTAAGATTGGTAGCAACAAAATTTTAAAAGCTATTTCAACTGCTTTTAATCTTATTATGCCTGTGATTATTCTAGGCGCTATTTTCACACTTTTAAGTACCTTATCAATTGGTGGTTATCAGGATTTCTTAGCGAGTTCAGGAATTGGTCAAGTTCTCGCATTAGTTGGTCGTTTTACAACGGATATGTTAGCTGTCTATGTTGCATTTACTGCAGCTTATGCTTTTGTTAGAAATGAGGGAATGAATGCAGATGCAGTTCCAGCGGGATTGTTATCTATATTGGCATTCTTTATTATGACACCCTTAGCAAACATTGTTGTTAATGAAACACCAACAACTTTTATTAGTTTTGATTATTTAGGATCAAAAGGTTTATTTACCGCATTAATTGTTGGTGTTTTGGTTGGTTTTATTTATACTTTTGTTGTGAATCGTGGCTGGGTGATTAAAATGCCAGAAGGTGTTCCACCAACAGTGGCTAAATCTTTTAGTGCATTAATTCCAGGGTTTGTTGTAACTGCTATCTTTTTAATTATTAATGGTGCTTTTGCAGCAATGGTTGGACAAACGTTTAGTGAATGGTTCTATGGTATTATTGCTGCACCGTTATCAGCTTTATCTGGAAGTCTTGTTACTTTTATGATTTTAATGTTGCTGGCATCTGTTTTCTGGTTTTTTGGTATTCATGGTGGGCAAGTGACAATACCATTTTTAATGATGATATTTATGCAGGCAGGTGTTGAAAATCAGACGGCTTTCGCATCTGGAGGAGAAATGCAAAATATTATCACAGTTGGGTTATTATTTTTCTTAATGTTAGGTGGAATTGGACATACCATTGGATTATCAATTGATATGTTATTCGCTAAAAGTAATCGTTATAAGACTTTGGGAAAGTTGGCGATTTTACCATCTTGTTGTGGTATTAATGAACCAATTGTCTTTGGATTGCCAATAATTTTAAATCCAATTATGGCTTTACCTTATTTCATAGTTCCGCAGATTAATATTTTAATTACTTATTTTGCAATGAACAGTGGACTTGTTTCATTACCAAGAATTGCTATGGGAGCGGGAGGAACACCTATCTTATTAGATGGATGGCTAATCTGTGGTTTATCAGGAGTTGTTTTAGAGATTATCTTGATTGCACTTTCAGCATTATTATATTATCCTTTCTTTAAAATGCAGGATAATCTTGCAGTGAAAGAAGAACAGGCACTTGACTCATAG
- a CDS encoding GGDEF domain-containing protein: MYALESIDQELKEIINRFELFDNYRLVDYKSYEVYDYQKGEFVKNNQYCYEIWNRGGPCENCTSRQAGINQCEMFKLEFLDGKLYLIISYPIQISSRNFILELIKDVTQSLTIRSIDEGGKKIAELINSLNDYVIHDTFTGLYNKKYAIQEIDKKLSLQKKLTLAMIDLDQFKNINDTYGHVKGDEVILYLADILKKYLVNTHVLASRIGGDEFMIVLDDVSEHDVLIICHEIKEAVLKHPFYKSNQKFYVDISIGIAYSQDGDTAMTLIDKADVAMYKIKRQKASQK; this comes from the coding sequence ATGTATGCATTAGAAAGTATCGATCAAGAATTAAAAGAAATTATTAATCGCTTTGAATTATTTGATAATTATCGTTTAGTTGATTATAAATCATATGAAGTTTATGATTATCAAAAAGGAGAATTTGTTAAAAATAATCAATATTGCTATGAAATATGGAATCGTGGTGGTCCATGTGAAAACTGTACTTCACGTCAGGCTGGGATCAATCAATGCGAAATGTTTAAATTAGAGTTTTTAGATGGGAAATTATATTTAATTATTTCTTATCCTATTCAGATATCATCAAGGAATTTTATATTAGAACTGATAAAGGATGTCACACAAAGTTTAACAATAAGAAGTATAGATGAAGGTGGTAAAAAAATTGCTGAACTGATTAATAGTTTAAATGATTATGTCATTCATGATACATTTACAGGTCTTTATAATAAAAAATATGCAATCCAGGAAATAGATAAAAAACTAAGTTTGCAAAAGAAGCTGACACTGGCAATGATAGATTTAGATCAGTTTAAAAATATTAATGATACATATGGACATGTTAAAGGTGATGAAGTCATCTTATATTTAGCTGATATATTAAAAAAATATTTAGTCAATACACATGTTTTGGCAAGTCGTATTGGTGGCGATGAATTTATGATTGTTTTAGATGATGTAAGTGAACATGATGTACTGATTATTTGTCATGAAATAAAAGAAGCTGTTTTAAAACATCCATTTTATAAAAGTAATCAGAAATTTTATGTTGATATTAGTATTGGAATTGCCTATAGTCAAGATGGTGATACAGCCATGACACTTATAGATAAAGCAGATGTGGCAATGTATAAAATAAAAAGACAAAAAGCGAGTCAAAAATAA
- a CDS encoding BglG family transcription antiterminator has protein sequence MDKNQKAILMELMNHETMSGNDLSHFIQMSTRTVRTIIKTINEDIVGAKIISGTFGYKLSIDDPEIFLQYLQQDNVTQDAQSRFDYLFQRFIDNQNYIKIDDLCEELYLSRTQLKQSLKELRSYFNDYDLIIETKPHYGMYLNGTELNKRRAIAHFQQYQKDLAIYQQIKKIIMSCIANADYVISDDNLDNLVSHLYIAYMRVCQHEYALLDHAWLESIQSEKEYELASAIMSLMSQILNMEYREEEVAYLTMHLCGKNCKQQTHLYIDQTILTLVNHILQVLENESHIAFTSDLNLQLALSLHIIPLMKRIQYSTYMNNPLLQDIKRNLIVAYELAIKVGEIINSQYHCFLPEDEIAYFALHINLSLEQKKTNIHQKNILLICSSGVGSARLLEYFFRENFSRYIQHLKVCSLHELSIQDISSYDCIFTTVPISQTLDIPIFMISHLMNTKDTIHITHNLQNLNRPDIMQYFPPQLFFTYESFATKEEAIHEIIQQCRHDYDLPDSFEELVLEREQLATTEFNDLVAFPHSHKPVSSSTFVSVTILKKPLLWKNHKIRIILLSSIENNKMKDLDDFYEVISTIMSDQSLQWQLLNQPTYETLKSIIERLV, from the coding sequence ATGGATAAAAATCAAAAAGCCATACTTATGGAATTGATGAATCATGAGACAATGTCTGGCAATGATTTGTCTCATTTTATTCAAATGAGCACCAGAACAGTCCGTACAATTATTAAAACAATTAATGAAGATATTGTAGGTGCAAAGATTATATCAGGAACATTTGGCTATAAACTGAGTATTGATGATCCAGAGATCTTTTTACAGTATCTCCAACAAGACAATGTTACACAAGATGCACAATCACGTTTTGATTATTTGTTTCAAAGATTTATTGATAATCAAAATTATATAAAAATAGATGATTTATGTGAAGAATTGTATCTATCAAGAACACAATTAAAACAATCATTAAAAGAACTAAGAAGTTATTTCAATGATTATGATTTGATTATTGAAACCAAACCACATTATGGAATGTATCTAAATGGAACAGAATTAAATAAAAGACGAGCAATTGCTCATTTTCAACAATATCAAAAAGATTTAGCTATTTATCAACAAATTAAAAAAATCATCATGTCATGCATTGCTAATGCTGATTATGTGATTAGTGATGATAATTTAGATAATCTTGTTTCCCATCTCTATATTGCTTATATGCGTGTTTGTCAACATGAATATGCTCTATTAGATCATGCCTGGCTTGAATCTATTCAAAGTGAAAAAGAGTATGAACTTGCAAGTGCCATCATGTCTTTAATGAGCCAAATATTAAATATGGAATATCGTGAAGAAGAAGTTGCCTATTTAACGATGCATCTTTGTGGTAAAAATTGTAAACAACAGACACATCTTTATATTGATCAAACAATTTTAACATTGGTAAATCATATTTTACAGGTATTAGAAAACGAGTCACATATTGCTTTTACATCTGATCTTAATCTCCAATTGGCTTTATCACTTCATATTATTCCACTGATGAAGAGAATTCAATATTCAACATATATGAATAATCCCTTATTACAGGATATAAAAAGAAACTTAATTGTGGCTTATGAATTAGCAATTAAAGTAGGAGAAATAATAAATAGTCAATATCATTGTTTTCTACCAGAAGATGAAATTGCTTATTTTGCATTACATATTAATCTATCATTAGAACAAAAGAAAACCAATATTCATCAAAAGAACATCTTATTAATATGTTCAAGTGGTGTGGGAAGTGCACGTTTATTAGAATATTTTTTTAGAGAAAATTTCAGTCGTTACATTCAGCATTTAAAAGTCTGTTCATTACATGAACTCTCAATTCAGGATATTTCCTCATATGATTGTATTTTCACAACAGTTCCCATTAGCCAAACTTTAGATATTCCAATATTTATGATTAGTCATCTCATGAATACAAAAGATACTATTCATATTACACACAATCTCCAAAATCTTAATCGTCCAGATATTATGCAATATTTTCCACCACAATTGTTTTTTACATATGAAAGTTTTGCAACTAAAGAAGAGGCTATTCATGAAATTATTCAACAATGTCGCCATGACTATGACTTACCAGATTCATTTGAAGAACTTGTTTTAGAAAGAGAACAACTAGCCACAACAGAATTCAATGATTTAGTAGCATTCCCACACTCACATAAACCCGTTTCTTCATCAACATTTGTATCAGTCACTATACTGAAAAAACCATTACTTTGGAAAAATCATAAAATTAGAATCATCTTATTATCTTCAATAGAAAATAATAAGATGAAAGATTTAGATGATTTTTATGAAGTGATTTCAACAATCATGAGTGATCAATCCTTGCAATGGCAATTACTCAATCAGCCAACATATGAGACTCTAAAAAGCATCATAGAAAGGTTGGTGTGA
- a CDS encoding bifunctional diguanylate cyclase/phosphodiesterase yields MKKKEIPIIIICSLLAIGIVSATMLTYINYVRDSLWDQSVNDILDSTTQVQEAFQSYMDKDVENLSIILRGVSSEKEDIISSIIQRSEIEGHNLVYINLTDYTYFNRSGKEKLLPEEIEQIKTFSSSKGVTKPYYNTITGIKTIATYIKSENQLLIKETQIDDLAEQFSLSFYNDLGFSYIVDDTGNVLVRTNHKNANRTMQNLFDIIDLEGNDKGTIQSFEDAFSHHQKGYALFNYHDDKNVFCYVPLTGMNDWYIVSIIPNNVIMTQANNIILFTITLSLIIIGAIGFVLLLYRYNNKKHKNEMLHLAYYDHLTNLYNYQKFKEEGQKKLKDKHLNWAVIYSDIAGFKIINDLNGYEFGDKVLKELANILKDEETSNDLTCHMTADKFLMMREYRDKQELIDCCQRIYQKLSLLLKEYGLEKEIVIKFGICCLEDDDKIENIDGLIDRSHLALNEIDANHKDYYCFYNYSMRERMMKEADIESKMEKALENREFIFYLQPKYDVYGNAILGAEALVRWVDKSGQMIMPGEFIPIFEKNGFLLKLDEYIYESVCQYLADRIQKQRPVVCISVNISRLHFYQSDFVERYVNIKKKYNIPDHLLELEITENILLEDMKTIERTISQLQSYGFSCSIDDFGSGYSSLNSLKDLPFDVIKLDKVFLDNSVNTKRSEEIIKSIIDMAKHIEIITVAEGVETYEQLDFLKKTDCDMIQGYIFSKPLPIREFEEVLRENKSIVS; encoded by the coding sequence ATGAAGAAGAAAGAGATACCAATTATTATCATATGCAGTCTTTTAGCAATTGGAATAGTCAGTGCAACAATGTTAACGTATATTAATTATGTACGTGATTCTTTATGGGATCAATCTGTTAATGATATATTAGACTCAACAACCCAAGTACAGGAAGCCTTTCAGTCATATATGGATAAAGATGTAGAGAATTTAAGTATTATTTTAAGAGGTGTTTCATCAGAAAAAGAAGATATCATATCTTCAATTATACAACGTTCTGAAATAGAAGGACATAATCTCGTTTACATTAATCTTACTGATTATACTTATTTTAATCGTAGTGGTAAAGAAAAATTATTACCTGAAGAAATAGAACAAATAAAAACTTTCTCTTCTTCAAAAGGAGTAACAAAGCCATATTATAATACAATAACTGGTATAAAAACTATAGCAACCTATATTAAATCAGAAAATCAATTATTAATTAAAGAAACTCAAATAGATGATTTAGCTGAACAGTTTTCTTTATCGTTTTATAATGATTTAGGATTTTCTTATATTGTTGATGATACTGGTAATGTGCTTGTAAGAACAAATCATAAAAATGCTAATAGAACAATGCAGAATTTGTTTGATATTATTGATTTAGAAGGTAATGATAAAGGAACAATTCAATCATTTGAAGATGCTTTTTCTCATCATCAAAAAGGTTATGCATTGTTTAACTATCATGATGATAAAAATGTCTTTTGTTATGTTCCATTAACAGGAATGAATGATTGGTATATTGTTTCTATTATTCCTAATAATGTCATTATGACACAAGCAAATAATATTATATTATTTACAATTACTTTATCTTTAATTATTATTGGAGCTATTGGATTTGTATTGTTATTGTATCGATATAATAATAAAAAACATAAAAATGAAATGCTTCATTTGGCTTATTATGATCATCTAACAAATTTATATAATTATCAAAAATTTAAAGAAGAAGGTCAAAAGAAATTAAAGGATAAACATTTAAATTGGGCAGTGATTTATAGTGATATTGCAGGTTTTAAAATTATTAATGATTTAAATGGATATGAATTTGGGGATAAAGTTTTAAAAGAGTTAGCGAATATTCTGAAAGATGAAGAGACATCAAATGACTTAACATGTCATATGACAGCTGATAAATTTTTGATGATGCGTGAATATCGTGATAAACAGGAGTTGATAGACTGTTGTCAGAGAATTTATCAGAAACTTTCACTTTTATTAAAGGAGTATGGATTAGAGAAAGAAATTGTTATTAAATTTGGAATTTGTTGTTTGGAAGATGATGATAAAATAGAAAATATTGATGGATTGATAGATCGTAGTCATCTGGCATTAAATGAAATAGATGCTAATCATAAAGACTATTATTGTTTTTATAATTATTCTATGCGTGAAAGAATGATGAAAGAAGCAGATATTGAGTCTAAAATGGAAAAAGCTTTAGAAAATAGAGAATTTATTTTCTATCTACAACCTAAATATGATGTTTATGGAAATGCAATATTAGGAGCGGAAGCATTAGTAAGATGGGTAGATAAGAGTGGTCAGATGATTATGCCAGGAGAGTTTATACCTATTTTTGAAAAAAATGGCTTTTTGTTAAAATTAGATGAATATATTTATGAAAGTGTTTGTCAATATTTAGCTGATCGTATTCAAAAACAACGTCCGGTTGTTTGTATCTCTGTTAATATTTCACGTTTACATTTCTATCAGTCAGATTTCGTAGAACGATATGTTAATATCAAAAAGAAATATAATATTCCAGATCATTTATTAGAATTAGAAATAACAGAGAATATTTTATTGGAAGATATGAAAACAATAGAAAGAACAATTTCTCAACTACAGAGTTATGGCTTTAGTTGTTCAATTGATGATTTTGGTAGTGGTTATTCATCACTTAATTCATTAAAAGATTTACCATTTGATGTGATTAAATTAGACAAAGTTTTCTTGGATAATAGTGTGAATACGAAACGTAGTGAAGAAATTATTAAATCAATTATTGATATGGCAAAACATATTGAAATTATAACTGTTGCTGAAGGTGTAGAAACATATGAGCAACTGGATTTTCTCAAAAAGACAGATTGTGATATGATTCAGGGATATATTTTCTCTAAACCATTACCAATAAGAGAGTTTGAAGAAGTATTAAGAGAAAATAAATCGATTGTGTCTTAA